A stretch of the Festucalex cinctus isolate MCC-2025b chromosome 20, RoL_Fcin_1.0, whole genome shotgun sequence genome encodes the following:
- the nphp3 gene encoding nephrocystin-3, whose translation MGTASSLVSPGEVIEDGYGGEGGEACEIPVEVKPKARLLRSSFRRGPRAIGASFKSTGSVDLEYAAEYERLRKEYEIFRVSKNNEITSMQKKEAKLDEENKRLRAELQALQKTYQKILREKESALEAKYQAMERASTFEHDRDKVKRQFKIFRETKEKEIQDLLRAKRDLESKMQQLQAQGIQVYFPNDSDSDDNQTTVTAAGTQCEDWTGGVLGSEPSMGSMMQLQQTFRGPEFAHSLIDVEGPFANVSRDDWDAAVASLLQVSPHVPQALWSNTVRCYFICTPETKAEMDIYTKKHSFVLRRLCEGLGHFYLNVCFHEDNAASFASVRKQEIERSSVCVLLLKSTVNSSVLEDCEEAFVKNPDGHPLVLYLRTEGDGNLSVPTRKLLERVNAADKAAKIKVLDHSGSAEDGASLISAQLEKVIKQELLGFEGADADPKDSGFEECREEDSGDVLWDLHDEQEQMESYQQACGSTSSQLGFQKYVDRLNDMIAAPPPTPPLLVSGGPGSGKSLLLAKWIELQQKQCPNTLFLSHFVGRPFSSSSEPVLIIKRLTVKLLQHFWSISGLSMEPSKILEEFPRWLERLSARHHGNIIIIIDSIDQIQQAERHMKWLIDPLPVNVRVVVSVNVETCPQAWRLWPTLHLDPLSHREVWSVVNAECLSVDLQLTPDQEKKLLKRCRSASTCNALYVTLLARMSTSGWSLEKSLQCQDTLSLYRLALNMTLESLASDRERHIVREILCLVYSSHNGVSESEVLDLFPDLEFPALASLLFRLGRLCVVTIHCGLIRFQHLQAWEAVRLEFLSSGRGCAAYREKLIHYFSQQLSHDRVTWRVADEVPWLLQQQEERTKLQLSLLNLFVSQNLYKRGHFAELLAYWQYVGKDKSAMATEYFDSLKHYEKNCESEDSMTKLANLYETLGRFLKDLGLPSQAVAPLQRSLEIRETALDPDHPSVACSLHQLAAVYVQWKKYVSAEQLYKQALEISENAYGAEHGSVARELESLAVLYQKQNKYEQAEKLRKRSMKIRQKTARQKGHMYGFTLLRRRALQLEELTLGSDSADCARTLNELGVLYYLQNNLDAAKVFLTRSLEMRQRVLGPDHPDCAQSLNNLAALHTERRDYEAAEEMYERALDIRKRALSPDHPSLAYTLKHLAMLYKRRGKLEKAVPLYELSLDIREKSFGPKHPSVATALVNLAVIYCQLKKHGKALPLYERALKVYEDSLGRSHPRVGETLKNLAVLSYEEGDFETAAELYKRAMEIKEAEPSLACGNAPSRHSSSADTFSLRGPAPLPQVSR comes from the exons ATGGGCACGGCCTCCTCCCTGGTCAGCCCCGGGGAGGTGATCGAGGACGGCTACGGGGGCGAGGGCGGCGAAGCGTGCGAGATCCCGGTGGAGGTGAAGCCAAAAGCTCGGCTCCTGCGCAGCTCCTTCCGTCGGGGACCTCGGGCGATCGGGGCCAGCTTCAAGTCGACGGGCTCCGTGGACCTCGAGTACGCCGCCGAGTACGAGCGGCTGCGGAAGGAGTACGAGATCTTCCGCGTGAGCAAGAACAACGAGATAACGTCCATGCAGAAGAAGGAGGCCAAGTTGGATGAGGAAAATAAGAGGCTGAGGGCTGAGTTACAG GCTCTACAAAAAACCTATCAGAAGATCTTGAGAGAAAAGGAGAGTGCCCTAGAAGCCAAGTACCAAGCCATGGAGAGGGCTTCCACCTTTGAGCACGACAGGGATAAAGTGAAAAGACAATTTAAG ATCTTTCGGGAGACGAAGGAGAAAGAAATCCAAGATCTCCTTCGTGCCAAGAGAGATTTGGAATCCAAAATGCAACAACTGCAAGCTCAGGGCATCCAGGTTTACTTTCCCAATGATTCCGATTCAGACGACAACCAAACAACTGTGACTG CTGCGGGCACCCAGTGTGAGGACTGGACTGGGGGCGTGCTGGGAAGTGAGCCCTCTATGGGCAGCATGATGCAACTGCAGCAGACATTCCGGGGACCCGAGTTCGCTCATAGCCTCATCGACGTAGAGGGCCCCTTCGCAAATGTGAGCAGAG ATGACTGGGATGCTGCAGTGGCCAGTTTGCTGCAAGTTTCACCTCACGTGCCTCAAGCCTTGTGGAGCAACACGGTGCGCTGCTACTTCATCTGCACGCCGGAGACCAAAGCCGAAATGGACATCTATACCAAG AAACATTCTTTCGTGCTGAGGAGACTGTGTGAAGGTCTGGGACATTTCTACCTTAACGTCTGCTTCCATGAAGACAACGCCGCCTCATTCGCGTCCGTGCGCAAACAGGAGATCGAGAGGAGCTCCGTGTGCGTGCTGCTCCTCAAATCCACCGTCAACAG CTCTGTGTTGGAGGATTGCGAGGAGGCCTTTGTGAAGAATCCCGACGGACATCCTTTAGTGCTCTACCTCAGGACGGAAGGAGATGGGAACTTGTCCGTCCCCACCAGGAAGCTTCTGGAAAGGGTCAACGCTGCGGACAAGGCTGCGAAAATAAAG GTCTTGGATCATAGCGGTTCTGCTGAAGACGGGGCCAGTCTCATTTCTGCTCAGCTGGAAAAAGTCATCAAACAG GAGTTGCTGGGTTTCGAAGGAGCGGACGCTGACCCAAAGGATTCTGGGTTTGAGGAGTGTCGCGAGGAAGACTCGGGCGACGTCCTGTGGGACCTTCACGACGAGCAGGAGCAGATGGAGTCTTACCAGCAGGCGTGCGGCAGCACCAGCTCCCAGCTTGGCTTCCAGAAG TATGTGGACCGGCTCAACGACATGATCGCCGCCCCTCCTCCGACGCCGCCTCTGTTGGTGTCGGGTGGTCCGGGTTCGGGAAAGTCCCTTCTCCTCGCTAAATG GATCGAGCTGCAGCAGAAGCAGTGCCCCAACACTTTGTTCCTCTCACATTTTGTCGGCCGACCTTTTTCCTCCAGTTCTGAGCCCGTCCTCATCATCAAGCGCCTAACGGTTAAA CTGCTGCAACATTTCTGGTCCATTTCGGGTTTGTCCATGGAGCCCAGCAAGATCCTGGAGGAGTTTCCGCGCTGGCTCGAGAGGCTCTCGGCGCGTCACCACGGcaacattatcatcatcatcgacTCCATTGATCAAATCCAG CAAGCAGAAAGACACATGAAGTGGCTGATCGACCCGCTGCCTGTCAACGTCAGAGTGGTCGTGTCTGTCAACGTGGAGACGTGTCCTCAAGCGTGGAG GTTGTGGCCCACTCTCCACTTGGATCCACTGAGCCACAGGGAGGTCTGGAGTGTAGTGAACGCGGAGTGCCTAAGCGTGGACCTCCAACTGACCCCAGATCAG GAGAAGAAGCTCTTAAAGCGCTGCCGCTCAGCGTCGACTTGCAACGCTTTATACGTCACGCTACTCGCCAGGATGAGCACCAG TGGTTGGTCACTGGAGAAGAGTCTGCAGTGTCAGGACACTTTGTCACTTTACCGCCTGGCGCTCAACATGACGCTGGAGTCCCTCGCCTCGGACAGAGAGCGACACATCGTGAGAGAG ATACTCTGCCTCGTGTATTCCAGCCACAATGGCGTGAGTGAGTCGGAGGTTCTCGATCTTTTCCCGGACTTGGAATTCCCCGCGCTGGCGTCACTGCTCTTTCGTCTGGGTAGACTCTGCGTGGTCACCATCCACTGCGGCCTCATCAGATTTCAGCATCTGCAG GCATGGGAAGCAGTGCGATTAGAGTTTCTGAGCAGCGGACGCGGCTGCGCTGCATACAGAGAGAAACTGATCCACTACTTCAGCCAGCAACTCAG TCATGATCGCGTGACGTGGCGCGTCGCCGACGAGGTTCCCTGGTTGctgcagcagcaggaggagcgGACCAAACTGCAACTGAGCCTTTTGAACCTGTTTGTTTCTCAGAACTTGTACAAGAG GGGTCATTTCGCCGAGCTCCTGGCATACTGGCAGTATGTGGGCAAGGACAAAAGCGCCATGGCCACCGAGTACTTTGACTCACTGAAGCACTATGAGAAGAACTGCGAGAGTGAGGACAGCATGACCAAGTTGGCTAACTTGTACGAGACTTTGGGACGTTTCCTCAAAGATCTGGGCTTGCCCAGTCAG GCTGTTGCTCCTCTCCAGCGCTCGCTTGAGATCCGAGAGACCGCCCTGGACCCCGACCATCCCAGCGTGGCGTGCTCCCTGCACCAGCTGGCTGCCGTGTACGTCCAGTGGAAGAAGTACGTTAGCGCCGAGCAGCTGTACAAGCAGGCGCTGGAGATCAGCGAGAACGCCTACGGGGCCGAGCACGGCAGCGTGGCCCGAGAGCTGGAATCACTCGCCGTGCTCTACCAGAAGCAAAACAA GTATGAACAGGCGGAGAAACTGAGGAAGAGGTCCATGAAGATAAGGCAGAAAACGGCACGCCAGAAAGGCCATATG TATGGCTTCACTCTGTTACGACGCCGGGCCCTCCAGCTGGAGGAACTCACACTTGGGAGCGATTCTGCCGACTGCGCCCGCACCCTCAATGAACTGGGTGTGCTATACTACCTCCAGAACAACCTAGA CGCAGCCAAGGTGTTCTTGACGCGCTCGCTGGAGATGCGCCAGCGCGTCCTGGGCCCGGACCACCCCGACTGCGCGCAGTCCCTCAACAATTTGGCGGCGCTGCACACAGAGAGGCGGGACTACGAGGCGGCCGAGGAGATGTACGAACGGGCGCTCGACATCCGCAAGAGGGCCCTCTCGCCGGACCACCCCTCGCTCGCCTATACGCTCAAACACCTGGCCATGCTCTACAAGCGCAGG GGTAAGCTGGAGAAGGCGGTGCCCCTCTACGAGCTCTCACTGGACATCCGGGAAAAGAGTTTTGGGCCCAAACATCCCAGCGTGGCGACGGCACTGGTCAACCTGGCGGTCATCTACTGTCAACTG AAGAAGCATGGCAAAGCCTTGCCCCTTTACGAACGAGCGCTCAAAGTGTACGAAGACAGCCTGGGACGCTCGCATCCTCGCGTCGGGGAGACGCTCAAGAACTTGGCGGTGCTGAG CTACGAGGAGGGCGACTTCGAGACGGCGGCCGAGCTGTACAAGCGCGCCATGGAGATCAAAGAGGCGGAGCCGTCCTTGGCGTGCGGAAACGCGCCGTCACGGCACTCATCCAGTGCCGACACCTTCAGCCTCAGGGGGCCCGCCCCCCTGCCTCAAGTCTCCAGGTGA